One part of the Drosophila teissieri strain GT53w chromosome 3R, Prin_Dtei_1.1, whole genome shotgun sequence genome encodes these proteins:
- the LOC122618913 gene encoding putative gustatory receptor 98a, with product MAQMSGELHAASLLYMRRLMKCLGILPFGQNLFAKVFCYVLLFIALVFTTYWRFSFNYALDYDFLNDRFSSTIDLSNFVALVVSHAIIVMELLWGNCSKDVDRQLQAIHIQIKLQLGTPNATDRVRKYCNWIYGSLVMRWLIFIVVTVYSDRALTLYATYSELVLLARFSEFTLYCAVILFLYQELIVGGSNVLDELHRTRFEMWSIRRLTLQKLAKLQAIHNSLWQAIRCLERYFQLSLITLLMKFFIDTSALPYWLYLSRVQHTAVSIQHYVATDECIKLLEIVVPCYVCTRCDAMQRKFRSMFYTVTTDRRSAQLNAALRSLNLQLSQEKYKFSAAGMVDINTEMLGKFIFGMISYIVICIQFSISFRAKIPNTVAQNTSTSTSAPI from the exons ATGGCACAAATGTCGGGAGAACTGCACGCTGCTTCGTTGCTTTACATGAGGCGACTGATGAAGTGCTTGGGAATTCTACCTTTCGGTCAGAATCTATTCGCGAAAGTGTTTTGCTACGTACTGCTCTTTATAGCACTGGTATTTACGACCTACTGGCGCTTCAGCTTCAACTACGCATTGGACTACGATTTCCTGAACGATCGATTTTCGAGCACCATCGACCTGAGCAACTTTGTGGCCCTAGTTGTGAGTCATGCGATCATCGTGATGGAGCTACTTTGGGGCAATTGCAGCAAGGATGTGGATAGGCAACTGCAGGCGATCCACATCCAAATTAAACTGCAACTGGGTACACCGAATGCAACGGATCGAGTGCGGAAATATTGCAATTGGATCTACGGATCACTAGTCATGCGTTGGCTAATATTTATCGTAGTGACTGTGTATAGCGATCGCGCTCTTACCCTATACGCCACCTATTCGGAATTGGTTTTGCTGGCCCGTTTCTCCGAGTTCACACTGTACTGCGCTGTGATTTTGTTTCTGTACCAAGAACTTATCGTCGGCGGCTCAAATGTGCTGGATGAACTGCACAGAACCCGATTCGAGATGTGGTCCATACGCCGTCTAACACTGCAGAAACTGGCCAAGTTGCAAGCCATCCATAACTCCTTGTGGCAGGCTATCCGGTGTCTGGAGCGCTACTTTCAACTGAGTCTGATCACGCTGCTCATGAAGTTCTTCATCGATACCTCGGCACTGCCGTACTGGCTCTACCTCAGCAGAGTTCAGCACACTGCCGTTTCCATCCAGCACT ATGTCGCCACGGATGAGTGCATCAAGCTCCTGGAAATCGTAGTGCCCTGCTATGTCTGCACACGTTGCGATGCAATGCAGCGAAAGTTTCGATCCATGTTCTACACAGTTACTACAGATAGACGTAGTGCTCAGCTGAATGCGGCTCTAAGAAGTCTGAATCTGCAGTTGAGTCAGGAGAAGTACAAGTTTAGTGCAGCAGGAATGGTGGACATAAACACGGAAATGCTGGGCAAG TTCATTTTTGGCATGATCAGCTACATTGTGATCTGCATCCAGTTCAGCATCAGTTTCAGAGCCAAAATCCCGAACACAGTCGCCCAAAACACCAGCACATCCACAAGTGCGCCCATTTAA